A single genomic interval of Halomonas sp. GT harbors:
- the murD gene encoding UDP-N-acetylmuramoyl-L-alanine--D-glutamate ligase, with amino-acid sequence MVRVANGVTVVVGLGVSGRAICRHLARQGTPFMVADTRAEPPGLRAFQNENPGVEVYCGPLTALDFTDAYEVVVSPGVDPHSPGLDGLLERHNPATREPVLVGEIALFIRAVNAPVAAITGSNAKSTVTTLLGEMARVAGVKAAVGGNLGTPALDLLVECPDAELYILELSSFQLETTPHLGAKAAAFLNLCEDHLDRHGNMVGYRRAKQRIFRGAQSAIVNADDALTWPESSVDHVERFTAFAPAGNDWGLVEKGGELTLFHGDTAWLSTEALNMAGRHNYANALAALAMGKALGFAKAPMCQALTAFKGLPHRSEVIARINDVMWVNDSKGTNVGATLAAIQGISASLTGKVILLAGGVGKGADFSPLTMPLAECAKTAVLFGADALRLEDALSSAVPVHLVNDLIQAMEVAWEIAEPGDCVLLSPACASLDQFVNYQARGDAFRYWVEQKHKQHNHSGERL; translated from the coding sequence ATCGTGCGAGTCGCAAATGGAGTCACCGTTGTTGTTGGGCTTGGAGTTTCAGGGCGCGCTATCTGCCGGCATTTAGCTCGCCAAGGCACGCCATTTATGGTGGCAGATACGCGAGCAGAGCCTCCGGGTTTACGTGCCTTCCAGAACGAAAACCCTGGTGTTGAGGTTTATTGTGGCCCGTTAACGGCGCTTGATTTTACAGATGCCTACGAAGTGGTTGTAAGCCCTGGTGTAGATCCTCATTCGCCAGGACTTGATGGCTTACTGGAGCGTCATAACCCAGCAACGCGGGAGCCCGTGCTGGTAGGCGAGATTGCTTTGTTTATTCGCGCTGTGAATGCGCCGGTCGCCGCCATTACTGGCTCTAATGCCAAGTCAACTGTTACGACATTACTCGGCGAGATGGCTAGAGTCGCTGGTGTTAAAGCTGCAGTGGGTGGCAATTTGGGCACGCCTGCATTGGATTTATTAGTTGAATGCCCAGATGCAGAGCTTTACATCCTTGAGCTCTCAAGTTTTCAACTGGAAACAACGCCTCATTTGGGTGCTAAAGCGGCTGCTTTTTTAAACCTCTGTGAAGATCATTTAGATCGTCATGGAAATATGGTGGGATACCGCCGCGCTAAGCAGCGTATTTTTCGCGGTGCGCAATCAGCCATTGTCAATGCAGATGACGCGCTCACTTGGCCAGAGTCGTCCGTTGATCATGTAGAGCGTTTCACGGCCTTCGCACCCGCAGGTAATGACTGGGGGTTAGTTGAAAAAGGCGGCGAGTTAACGCTGTTCCATGGTGATACTGCTTGGCTTAGCACAGAAGCTCTTAACATGGCAGGGCGACATAACTATGCCAATGCACTAGCAGCATTGGCAATGGGTAAGGCGTTGGGCTTCGCAAAAGCACCAATGTGCCAAGCATTAACTGCTTTCAAGGGGCTGCCCCATCGTAGTGAAGTAATCGCTCGAATCAATGACGTTATGTGGGTGAATGATTCAAAAGGCACTAACGTTGGCGCTACGCTGGCAGCGATTCAAGGCATTAGCGCGTCGCTGACAGGGAAAGTAATACTATTGGCCGGTGGTGTCGGTAAAGGTGCTGACTTTTCCCCACTGACGATGCCATTAGCAGAGTGCGCTAAAACTGCGGTGCTATTTGGCGCTGACGCACTCCGTCTTGAAGACGCTTTGTCATCTGCTGTTCCCGTTCATCTAGTAAACGATTTAATTCAAGCGATGGAAGTGGCCTGGGAAATAGCTGAGCCCGGCGACTGTGTATTGCTGTCACCCGCCTGTGCAAGTCTAGATCAGTTTGTCAATTACCAAGCGAGAGGCGATGCTTTTCGATATTGGGTTGAGCAAAAGCATAAACAGCATAATCACTCAGGAGAGAGGTTATGA
- the mraY gene encoding phospho-N-acetylmuramoyl-pentapeptide-transferase → MLLHLANFLAQYQSAFQVFNYLTLRVILAALTALMLCLWLGPWVIRRLVEGQIGQAIRDDGPQSHLSKAGTPTMGGAMILLAIAISTLIWGDLTNHYVWIVLLVTLGFGAIGWVDDYRKVVEKNPRGLPARWKYFWQSVVGIGAALVLYLTAATPAETSLLIPMFKDIALPLGVFYIVLTYFVIVGSSNAVNLTDGLDGLAIMPTVLVAMGLSVFAYASGNAVFANYLHIPFIHGTGELAVFCATIAGAGLGFLWFNTYPAQVFMGDVGALALGAALGVVAVIVRQEIVLFIMGGIFVLETVSVILQVGSYKLTGRRIFRMAPLHHHYELKGWPEPRVIVRFWIITVVLVLLGLATLKVR, encoded by the coding sequence ATGTTACTTCACCTGGCGAATTTTCTAGCCCAATATCAATCTGCTTTCCAAGTTTTTAACTATTTAACCTTACGTGTCATTCTCGCAGCGCTAACGGCTCTCATGCTATGTCTGTGGCTTGGTCCCTGGGTTATACGTCGGCTAGTGGAAGGTCAGATTGGCCAAGCGATACGTGATGATGGCCCCCAGTCTCATTTGTCTAAAGCGGGTACGCCCACTATGGGTGGGGCAATGATCTTGCTGGCTATTGCTATCAGTACACTGATCTGGGGCGATTTAACCAACCATTATGTTTGGATAGTGTTATTGGTCACATTAGGCTTCGGGGCTATTGGTTGGGTCGACGATTATCGCAAGGTGGTCGAAAAGAACCCGCGCGGATTGCCTGCTCGTTGGAAGTATTTCTGGCAGTCGGTGGTGGGTATTGGCGCTGCGTTGGTGCTATATCTTACGGCCGCTACGCCGGCTGAAACTAGCTTATTGATCCCGATGTTCAAAGATATTGCGCTGCCGCTTGGCGTTTTCTATATCGTATTAACTTACTTTGTAATTGTCGGCAGCTCTAACGCAGTCAATCTCACCGATGGCCTTGATGGCTTGGCGATTATGCCTACTGTGCTGGTGGCAATGGGCTTGTCTGTATTTGCCTATGCAAGTGGAAACGCTGTATTTGCTAACTATTTACATATCCCTTTTATTCATGGTACCGGCGAGTTAGCCGTTTTTTGTGCCACTATTGCTGGTGCTGGCCTGGGCTTCTTATGGTTTAACACTTATCCGGCTCAGGTGTTTATGGGGGATGTGGGGGCGCTAGCACTAGGTGCAGCACTTGGTGTTGTTGCCGTTATTGTGCGTCAAGAAATTGTGCTATTTATTATGGGCGGTATATTTGTACTTGAAACAGTGTCGGTGATTCTTCAAGTTGGCTCTTATAAGCTTACCGGTCGGCGTATTTTCCGTATGGCGCCGTTGCACCATCACTATGAGTTGAAAGGTTGGCCAGAGCCGCGGGTAATTGTGCGTTTCTGGATTATCACCGTAGTGCTGGTGCTGTTAGGGCTGGCCACGCTTAAAGTTCGATGA
- a CDS encoding UDP-N-acetylmuramoyl-tripeptide--D-alanyl-D-alanine ligase: MNWSLASIASALKLSVPQALCELTVTAVITDTRHIVPGCLFVALRGPRFDGHDFIEQALDKGAAAALVERPVSSLLPQLVCADTRLGLGLLARAWRQHCELPLVAVTGNSGKTTVKEMTAALLSPLGSVLATEGNLNNDIGAPLTLLRLATHHQVGVIELGANHLGEIAWTSQLASPNVAIITNVTGAHVGEFGGMGQIAQAKSEILAGLVEGGIAVLNRDDRYFEFWSASAGNKTIVSYGLHDDADVHASALSCDSLGRYAFTLVERGHVLGDVQLPLIGKHNVSNALAAAAAALALGVTPEQVVTGLSALSSLSGRLSVVPGVHNTTLLDDTYNANPGAVKAALDALATFPKPRWCALGAMGELGSESHALHAEIGHYAASLGIDTLLTFGDAARSASEAFGRGLHFDDHETLVRHIINTLPPDTTLLVKGSRSAGMENVIAALRADETR, translated from the coding sequence ATGAACTGGTCGTTAGCTAGTATTGCCTCTGCGTTAAAGCTTTCTGTTCCGCAAGCTTTATGCGAGTTAACGGTGACGGCAGTCATTACCGATACGCGCCATATTGTGCCTGGGTGTCTGTTTGTTGCTTTAAGAGGGCCGCGCTTTGATGGCCATGATTTTATTGAGCAAGCGCTTGATAAAGGTGCAGCAGCAGCTCTGGTTGAGCGCCCGGTAAGCAGTTTGCTTCCTCAGTTGGTCTGCGCAGATACTCGGTTGGGTCTTGGTCTGCTGGCTCGGGCTTGGCGTCAGCACTGTGAATTGCCGCTGGTGGCTGTCACTGGCAACAGTGGTAAAACAACAGTGAAAGAGATGACCGCCGCGCTACTTTCTCCATTAGGCAGTGTGCTTGCTACAGAGGGCAACTTAAACAACGACATTGGTGCGCCGCTAACGTTACTGCGTTTAGCAACGCACCATCAGGTAGGCGTGATTGAGCTAGGGGCTAATCATCTGGGCGAAATTGCCTGGACCAGCCAATTGGCCTCCCCAAATGTTGCCATCATTACCAATGTGACAGGTGCGCATGTTGGAGAATTTGGTGGTATGGGGCAAATTGCCCAAGCCAAAAGCGAAATATTAGCAGGGCTGGTTGAGGGCGGTATTGCGGTGTTAAACCGTGATGACCGCTACTTTGAGTTTTGGTCAGCCTCTGCGGGAAACAAGACAATTGTAAGCTACGGCTTACATGACGACGCCGACGTTCACGCGTCAGCACTTTCCTGTGACTCTTTGGGGCGGTATGCTTTTACGCTTGTTGAACGTGGCCACGTGCTGGGTGACGTACAACTACCTTTGATTGGTAAGCATAATGTAAGTAATGCCTTGGCAGCCGCTGCGGCGGCTCTTGCATTAGGCGTTACGCCAGAGCAAGTGGTAACGGGGCTAAGCGCATTGTCCTCGTTATCTGGTCGTTTAAGCGTTGTGCCGGGCGTGCACAATACGACGCTGTTAGACGACACTTATAACGCAAATCCTGGTGCTGTAAAAGCGGCGCTGGATGCGTTAGCGACCTTTCCTAAGCCTCGCTGGTGCGCGCTTGGCGCAATGGGGGAGTTGGGCAGCGAGTCTCATGCCCTGCATGCTGAGATTGGTCATTACGCAGCGTCACTGGGTATCGACACATTGCTGACCTTTGGTGATGCCGCCCGTTCAGCAAGTGAAGCCTTCGGTCGCGGGCTGCATTTTGACGACCACGAGACGCTAGTGCGTCATATTATTAATACTCTGCCGCCTGACACCACGCTTTTGGTGAAAGGATCGCGTAGTGCAGGCATGGAAAATGTCATTGCTGCGCTACGTGCGGATGAAACAAGGTAA
- a CDS encoding UDP-N-acetylmuramoyl-L-alanyl-D-glutamate--2,6-diaminopimelate ligase, with the protein MRLSPESLLVALKKVWPNAVLPKKLPELPEQIRLVTDTRKLVAGDVFVAVPGSQRDGYEFIDQALAAGASLVLAHTKEGGVSLDGEILYLPHLSLRLGELGRTLFSVPKDLQVIGVTGTNGKSSVTHYIAALSELLGKPAGVIGTLGVGRLGHLVDTGLTTPGSLAMQETLADLAAQGVSRVALEASSHALEQRRLDAVNVVAGVFTNLTRDHLDYHGSMAAYAAAKAKLFRRSELMLAVVNANDPLARLMLAGSDSRVRVLAVGDDEAVTLRVLGWHPHEHGQQALVATPEGEKTLNLGLMGRFNLDNVLLAISVLYGLGDPLDPLFESATKLGPVPGRMALYREANAPSVVIDYAHTPDALANALDALKEHLGKAGKLWCLFGCGGDRDAGKRAEMAAVAEKRADHVIVTDDNPRNESAEKIRQQIISGFSAEGAFTEIGDRRQAIYHAVQHADPQDVILVAGKGHEAYQHIGNVRHDYQDSEQVLKAFKLRAAM; encoded by the coding sequence ATGAGGTTGTCCCCTGAGAGTTTATTGGTAGCGTTAAAGAAGGTTTGGCCTAATGCCGTTTTACCCAAGAAACTGCCCGAATTGCCGGAACAAATTCGCTTAGTGACTGATACGCGTAAGTTAGTGGCGGGCGATGTGTTTGTGGCGGTGCCAGGTAGTCAGCGTGATGGTTATGAGTTTATTGATCAGGCGTTGGCGGCGGGTGCATCACTTGTTTTGGCGCACACTAAAGAAGGTGGTGTTTCGCTGGACGGGGAGATACTTTATTTGCCTCATCTGTCTTTGCGGCTTGGTGAACTAGGTCGCACACTGTTTTCTGTTCCCAAAGACCTTCAGGTGATTGGAGTGACGGGCACCAATGGGAAAAGCTCTGTTACTCATTACATAGCAGCGTTAAGTGAATTGCTTGGCAAGCCTGCTGGTGTAATAGGGACGCTAGGCGTTGGCCGTCTTGGTCACCTGGTCGACACCGGCCTTACCACGCCTGGGTCACTGGCAATGCAAGAGACGCTGGCTGATTTAGCTGCCCAAGGGGTAAGTCGAGTAGCCCTTGAGGCCTCTTCACATGCCCTTGAACAGCGCCGTCTTGACGCAGTGAACGTGGTCGCGGGAGTGTTTACCAATCTGACACGAGATCACCTTGATTATCATGGCAGTATGGCGGCTTATGCCGCTGCAAAAGCAAAGTTGTTCCGGCGTTCCGAGCTTATGCTTGCGGTCGTTAATGCAAATGATCCTCTTGCGCGGCTGATGTTGGCGGGTAGTGATAGTCGTGTGCGTGTGCTAGCAGTAGGCGATGATGAAGCAGTGACGCTTCGCGTACTTGGCTGGCATCCACATGAGCATGGTCAACAGGCCCTGGTGGCTACGCCAGAAGGTGAAAAAACACTTAATCTTGGTTTAATGGGGCGGTTTAACCTAGACAATGTGTTGCTAGCCATTAGTGTGCTTTATGGGTTAGGCGACCCATTAGACCCGTTGTTTGAGTCGGCAACTAAGTTAGGCCCAGTGCCTGGACGAATGGCGCTATATCGTGAGGCTAATGCGCCTAGTGTTGTTATCGATTATGCCCATACACCTGATGCATTAGCCAATGCTCTTGACGCGCTGAAAGAGCATTTGGGGAAGGCTGGAAAGCTATGGTGTTTATTCGGTTGTGGTGGTGATCGTGATGCTGGGAAGCGAGCTGAAATGGCCGCTGTGGCTGAAAAACGAGCTGATCATGTGATCGTTACTGACGATAATCCGCGTAATGAATCTGCCGAGAAAATTCGCCAACAAATTATTTCTGGCTTTTCTGCTGAGGGTGCATTTACTGAAATAGGTGATCGTCGTCAGGCGATTTATCATGCGGTCCAGCATGCAGATCCCCAGGACGTTATCTTGGTGGCCGGAAAAGGTCATGAGGCCTATCAGCACATCGGTAACGTGCGTCATGACTACCAAGATAGTGAGCAAGTGTTAAAAGCTTTCAAACTTAGGGCTGCCATGTGA
- a CDS encoding peptidoglycan D,D-transpeptidase FtsI family protein — MKRESRGGISRQMPIAPPLAGGRFLFILIIVMVASAILVGRITLLQVIDRPFLQSQGDARTLRHEAIPAHRGMITDRNGEPLAISTPVVTLWANPQELPTDAIQRVMLAQALGMSLDDFESRVSRYSSREFMYLRRQMTPDAAQRILDLRTPGVYQQREYKRYYPAGEVAAQLLGVTNVDDVGQEGLELSFQPYLAGHPGQRRVIKDRRGRLVRELGVIREAQPGGELTLAIDQRIQYMAYRELRAAVAEHEADGGVLVMLDARTGEVLAMANLPSYNPNNRAGLDPRGLRNQALVDVFEPGSVMKPLAMAAILESGVVNRDAVVDTSPGWMRLDQFTIRDFRNYGELDLAGILEKSSNVGMSRLALQLSDTAIWEKYNQLGLGQAPGTGFPGEATGSLPAPVRWSRSERATLSYGYGLSVSAVQLASAYTALANNGVRLPPSLLRLSEPPQGSPAISPTVANDLLNILETSVAAYTGGRRARVEGYRVGGKTGTVRKIGQQGYTTDAYRSVFAGIAPISDPRIVTVVMIDHPRAGEFYGGAVAAPVFSSVTGNALRLLDVPPDHEVE; from the coding sequence ATGAAGCGCGAGAGTCGGGGAGGGATATCCCGCCAAATGCCTATCGCGCCGCCATTAGCTGGCGGGCGTTTTTTATTTATTCTCATCATTGTAATGGTAGCGTCGGCCATTTTAGTTGGCAGGATTACGCTACTTCAGGTGATTGATCGTCCTTTTTTACAAAGCCAGGGCGATGCCCGAACACTTCGCCATGAAGCAATACCGGCGCACCGCGGTATGATCACCGATCGTAATGGTGAGCCGCTGGCTATCTCAACGCCTGTTGTGACCCTTTGGGCAAACCCCCAAGAGCTACCCACCGATGCCATTCAGCGGGTAATGCTGGCACAAGCCTTAGGCATGTCGCTCGATGACTTTGAATCTCGCGTCTCTCGGTACAGCAGTCGAGAGTTTATGTATCTTCGTCGTCAAATGACGCCAGATGCTGCCCAGCGCATATTAGATTTACGTACGCCTGGTGTTTATCAGCAGCGTGAATATAAGCGTTATTATCCCGCTGGTGAAGTGGCGGCGCAGTTGTTGGGCGTTACAAATGTAGATGATGTGGGACAAGAGGGGTTAGAGCTTTCCTTTCAGCCCTATTTAGCAGGGCATCCTGGACAACGACGAGTCATAAAAGATCGACGTGGTCGCCTAGTGCGTGAACTTGGTGTTATTCGTGAGGCACAGCCCGGCGGTGAGTTAACACTGGCGATTGATCAGCGTATTCAGTATATGGCCTATCGTGAGCTGCGTGCAGCTGTCGCTGAGCATGAAGCGGATGGTGGTGTGTTAGTAATGCTTGATGCACGTACGGGGGAGGTGTTAGCGATGGCTAACTTGCCTTCTTACAACCCGAATAATCGAGCTGGGCTGGATCCGCGAGGCTTACGTAATCAGGCACTGGTTGATGTGTTTGAGCCTGGGTCTGTCATGAAGCCCCTTGCGATGGCTGCGATACTGGAAAGTGGCGTTGTAAATCGCGACGCTGTGGTGGATACGTCGCCTGGTTGGATGCGTTTGGATCAGTTCACTATTCGAGACTTCCGTAATTACGGCGAGTTAGATTTGGCAGGAATTCTAGAGAAATCTTCAAACGTTGGCATGTCCCGTCTAGCGCTACAGCTAAGCGACACGGCCATTTGGGAAAAATATAATCAACTAGGCTTGGGTCAAGCGCCAGGAACAGGCTTTCCTGGAGAGGCGACAGGCAGTTTGCCAGCGCCTGTTCGCTGGTCTCGAAGTGAGCGAGCGACTCTCTCCTATGGCTACGGCCTTTCAGTTTCAGCGGTTCAGCTGGCCAGTGCTTACACAGCGCTAGCCAATAATGGCGTTCGTCTACCGCCTTCGCTATTGAGGCTTTCGGAGCCCCCTCAGGGGAGTCCTGCTATATCGCCCACCGTTGCCAATGATTTGCTGAATATTTTAGAAACATCGGTCGCCGCCTATACCGGTGGGCGCCGAGCCCGCGTTGAAGGTTATCGTGTGGGAGGAAAAACAGGCACCGTGCGTAAAATAGGGCAGCAGGGTTATACCACCGATGCTTACCGCAGTGTTTTCGCAGGGATTGCGCCTATCTCTGACCCACGTATTGTTACTGTCGTTATGATTGATCATCCTCGAGCCGGCGAGTTTTATGGTGGAGCAGTGGCTGCTCCAGTGTTCTCTAGCGTTACAGGTAATGCCCTACGCTTACTGGACGTGCCGCCTGATCATGAGGTCGAGTAG
- the ftsL gene encoding cell division protein FtsL — protein sequence MSMDRIERWLSTLRTEWPFKLRFRAWPVILMVLFIACVVTGGLVVATTHMTRVQYAQLQQLEQEKNQLQTEWGQLLLEEGAWSTPARVEQIATERLEMRIPDVNDVEVIRP from the coding sequence ATGAGCATGGATCGGATTGAGCGTTGGTTGTCAACGCTGCGCACCGAATGGCCTTTCAAGCTACGTTTTCGCGCTTGGCCGGTTATCCTTATGGTGCTGTTTATAGCCTGTGTTGTTACCGGTGGTCTAGTGGTCGCTACCACGCACATGACGCGAGTGCAGTATGCACAGCTACAACAGTTAGAGCAGGAAAAAAATCAGCTGCAAACAGAATGGGGGCAGCTGCTTCTAGAAGAGGGTGCGTGGTCTACTCCTGCCCGTGTAGAGCAAATTGCTACGGAACGGCTTGAAATGCGCATTCCCGATGTGAATGACGTCGAGGTGATTCGACCATGA
- the rsmH gene encoding 16S rRNA (cytosine(1402)-N(4))-methyltransferase RsmH: MPSPDADQVTSHFRHTSVLLEGAVDTLVHNPNGIYLDGTFGRGGHSRVILSRLSEQGRLMAMDRDPQAIAAAKDIDDPRFDITQREFARLVEYAQEQGVYGKLSGVLLDIGVSSPQLDDPERGFSFMRNGPLDMRMDPTQGESAAAFLARASESDIANVFKTYGEERYAKRLARAVVSRRVEKPFTHTVDLAEVLKVAHPAWEKGRHPATKAFQGLRIYLNGELDQLDAALEGALEALAPGGHLVVISFHSLEDRRVKRFIRHHVRGDTHLPRGVPIRDDQLNRRLEALGKGMRPSDEEVDANPRARSAVMRAARKRV; the protein is encoded by the coding sequence ATGCCTTCTCCTGACGCTGACCAGGTTACTTCCCATTTTCGCCACACCAGCGTTTTATTAGAAGGGGCGGTAGATACACTTGTTCATAATCCCAATGGTATTTATTTGGACGGCACGTTTGGGCGAGGCGGGCATTCTCGAGTTATTCTCTCTCGCTTAAGCGAACAAGGTCGTCTAATGGCCATGGATCGTGATCCTCAAGCAATAGCAGCCGCTAAAGATATCGATGATCCTCGTTTCGACATAACCCAGCGGGAGTTCGCTCGGTTAGTTGAATATGCACAAGAGCAAGGGGTTTACGGAAAGCTATCAGGTGTATTGCTGGATATCGGCGTTTCTTCTCCTCAGTTAGATGATCCAGAGCGTGGCTTTAGCTTTATGCGTAATGGGCCTCTTGATATGCGTATGGACCCTACTCAAGGAGAGAGTGCCGCTGCGTTTTTAGCCCGTGCGAGCGAAAGTGATATTGCTAATGTGTTTAAAACCTATGGTGAAGAGCGTTACGCAAAGCGATTAGCTCGTGCCGTTGTTTCGCGACGTGTAGAGAAACCTTTTACTCATACCGTCGATTTGGCAGAAGTATTAAAAGTGGCTCACCCTGCTTGGGAAAAGGGGCGTCATCCTGCTACCAAAGCGTTCCAGGGGCTGCGTATTTATTTAAACGGTGAGCTCGATCAGCTGGATGCAGCGCTTGAAGGAGCGCTGGAAGCGCTGGCTCCCGGTGGGCACTTGGTTGTTATCAGTTTTCACTCTCTTGAAGATCGTCGTGTAAAACGCTTTATTCGCCACCATGTACGTGGTGATACGCACTTGCCACGGGGCGTGCCGATTCGCGATGATCAGCTAAATCGCCGTCTTGAAGCTTTGGGTAAAGGAATGCGCCCAAGTGATGAAGAGGTAGACGCTAACCCCCGGGCGCGCAGTGCCGTCATGCGAGCCGCCCGTAAACGAGTTTGA
- the rsmI gene encoding 16S rRNA (cytidine(1402)-2'-O)-methyltransferase, which translates to MTHQHPGILYVVATPIGNLEDLSPRAARVLADVSRIAAEDTRHSGRLLAHLGINTPMLSLHEHNEARRVDTLDGYLMAGENIALISDAGTPLICDPGFVLVRELRLRGRQIVPLPGPCALVSALSAAGLPTDRFTFGGFLPSKPSARRQALEKWQSREETLVFYESPHRIEHTLESLCEQMPERAVVLARELTKTYETFLQGSPSSLLDQLRQDSNQSRGEFVVMIAGAPPAVQSDEQSITADELLKAMLAEGVGVKQGAGVAAKMLGGRKQEWYARLQALKGEH; encoded by the coding sequence ATGACACACCAACATCCGGGCATATTGTACGTGGTTGCCACACCAATTGGGAATTTGGAAGACTTATCGCCACGCGCTGCTCGGGTATTAGCAGATGTATCACGTATTGCTGCTGAGGATACACGTCACAGCGGCCGCTTGTTAGCGCATTTAGGCATTAATACGCCGATGCTTTCATTGCATGAACATAATGAAGCGCGACGAGTTGATACGCTGGATGGTTACTTAATGGCGGGAGAAAATATTGCCCTAATCAGTGATGCGGGAACGCCGCTTATATGTGATCCAGGTTTCGTGCTGGTAAGAGAGCTACGATTGAGGGGGAGGCAGATCGTCCCGCTTCCTGGTCCTTGCGCGTTGGTTAGTGCGCTTTCAGCGGCTGGATTGCCAACTGATAGGTTTACATTTGGTGGGTTTTTGCCCTCCAAGCCGAGTGCGCGGCGGCAAGCGTTAGAAAAATGGCAGTCCCGAGAAGAAACGCTGGTTTTTTACGAGTCGCCTCACCGTATTGAGCACACGCTAGAGTCGCTATGTGAGCAAATGCCTGAGCGAGCCGTTGTCCTTGCGCGTGAATTGACCAAAACGTATGAAACCTTTTTGCAGGGCTCACCTTCATCATTGCTTGATCAGCTTAGGCAAGATTCTAACCAGAGTCGCGGAGAGTTTGTTGTGATGATCGCTGGGGCGCCGCCTGCTGTTCAAAGCGATGAGCAATCTATTACCGCCGATGAGCTGCTTAAGGCAATGTTGGCAGAGGGTGTTGGTGTCAAGCAAGGGGCTGGTGTTGCTGCAAAAATGCTAGGTGGCCGAAAGCAAGAATGGTATGCAAGATTGCAAGCATTGAAAGGTGAGCATTGA